The Chitinophaga sp. H8 region TCTGATCACTCCCGCCCCTGGTATGGAAAAAGACATCCTGAAGCTGGTGGCCAACCGGCGGCCACTGGTTTTAATGGATAGTTATTTCCCGGATATCAATGTACCCTATGTGTTGATCGATAATTATGCTGGTGTGGTGCAGGGAATGGAGCACTTTATCAGTAAAGGATACCGGAAAATTGCGTTTATCACGGCAGATATGAAGGTGATACAGCTGCAGGAAAGGCAACGGGGGTACGAAGACACCCTGCGCAGTCATAAGATCCCCGTTAAGAAAAAACTGATGCTGTCACTCCCTTTTAATGGCCCCCGGGCAGATGCCATCAGGGAGATTACCACATTTGTAAAACAAAATGATATTGATGCGGTATTCTGTGCAACCAACTATGTGGGGATTCTCACCATAGAAGCATTAAGTAAGCTGCATCTGAAAATGCCGGACCAGGTGGGCCTGATCTGTTTTGATGACCATGATGTTTTCCGGCTTTATCCACCTGGCATCACCGTCATCCAGCAACCTATTGAGGAAATCGCCCGGACAGCCATCCGGTTATTAATGAACCAACTGGACAAAAGTAAAGTATACATAAAGAAAAGTAAAGTCCAGCTACCTGGTAAATTCATTATCAGAGGATCTGTATAATAATTTTGCAATATTTTCCTGAATCATGTTTTTTACAGGGAAATAATTTTATTTTTACCTATCCATGTTTTCGCGTCGTTAGAGAGAATAATACTTTTAATAGTAGCGCAAAATAGGGATAACGCCGGTAGCCGGTGAAAACATATTGACCTATATAGTTGAAATACAAGATTCTATGAATCTTTTTTTAAGCAACCATCGCTAAATCGATTTTGCAATATAAGCATTGAATGCATTGGCAATATCTATTTTATCGCATCATCCGCAGACAAACAGATACAGGCATGAGCAGTTTTTTTAAGCG contains the following coding sequences:
- a CDS encoding LacI family DNA-binding transcriptional regulator, producing MHNDGTKRLTLKDVARLAGVAPSTVSFVLNGKAKQMRITDEQAERIMGIVEKSGYEPHRIAVNLRTGQSKTLGLMVESISGSFFASLAKSIEEEAESLGYNVVYCSSENNTKKGGELINMLSRQMVDGYLITPAPGMEKDILKLVANRRPLVLMDSYFPDINVPYVLIDNYAGVVQGMEHFISKGYRKIAFITADMKVIQLQERQRGYEDTLRSHKIPVKKKLMLSLPFNGPRADAIREITTFVKQNDIDAVFCATNYVGILTIEALSKLHLKMPDQVGLICFDDHDVFRLYPPGITVIQQPIEEIARTAIRLLMNQLDKSKVYIKKSKVQLPGKFIIRGSV